From the genome of Streptomyces sp. NBC_01116, one region includes:
- a CDS encoding SDR family oxidoreductase, which yields MTTDRKPQHRSAIDPQALAGRKAVVTGGTIGMGRAIVRALTDRGAEVLYTGRDDQRLAEAQAALGTPLAHPVRSDAADAYAIDALRDQVADRLGGIDHLFVNQGIAEFQTLEEVTEESWDRIFDVNAKGAFFTVQRLAPLMAEGGSIVFTTVSNDQIFPGLSAYSAAKEAVAAFSKVLAAELLPRGIRVNAIAPGFILTPTMGVAGLTEEQRAEFVEQGNASTPMGRGGTVEEVAAAALYLAVEATFTTGVELTVDGGFGQGLGA from the coding sequence ATGACAACCGACCGCAAGCCCCAGCACCGTTCCGCCATCGACCCGCAGGCCCTGGCCGGCCGGAAGGCGGTCGTCACCGGCGGCACCATCGGCATGGGCCGGGCCATCGTCCGGGCGCTGACCGACCGGGGCGCCGAAGTGCTGTACACGGGCCGCGACGACCAGCGTCTCGCCGAGGCCCAGGCGGCGCTCGGCACCCCGCTGGCGCACCCGGTGCGCTCCGACGCCGCCGACGCCTACGCCATCGACGCCCTCCGCGACCAGGTCGCCGACCGCCTCGGCGGCATCGACCACCTGTTCGTGAATCAGGGCATCGCCGAGTTCCAGACGCTCGAAGAGGTCACGGAGGAGTCGTGGGACCGCATCTTCGACGTGAACGCCAAGGGAGCCTTCTTCACCGTCCAGCGGCTGGCGCCGCTGATGGCCGAGGGCGGTTCGATCGTGTTCACCACCGTCTCCAACGACCAGATCTTCCCCGGTCTCAGCGCCTACTCCGCGGCGAAGGAAGCCGTCGCCGCGTTCTCGAAGGTGCTCGCCGCCGAGCTGCTCCCCCGGGGGATCCGCGTCAACGCGATCGCCCCCGGCTTCATCCTCACCCCGACGATGGGCGTCGCCGGACTCACCGAGGAGCAGCGCGCCGAGTTCGTCGAACAGGGCAACGCCTCCACGCCGATGGGCCGGGGCGGCACGGTGGAGGAGGTCGCCGCCGCCGCGCTGTACCTGGCGGTCGAAGCCACCTTCACGACCGGAGTGGAACTGACCGTGGACGGCGGATTCGGCCAGGGCCTCGGCGCCTGA
- a CDS encoding MerR family transcriptional regulator, whose amino-acid sequence MFIGELSKRTGISTRSLRYYEQQGLLRPRRRASGYREFSEPDVAAVRRIRILLAAGLNTDLIREVLPCMAEEGTILAPTCEEMARDLQHERERMGRSIEQLQAAHTMLGSIIHAGEAITGGRRA is encoded by the coding sequence ATGTTCATCGGCGAGCTGTCGAAGCGCACCGGTATCAGCACCAGGAGCCTGCGGTACTACGAGCAGCAGGGGTTGCTGCGACCGCGGCGGCGAGCCAGCGGCTACCGCGAGTTCAGCGAGCCCGACGTCGCCGCCGTACGCCGGATCCGCATTCTGCTCGCGGCCGGACTGAACACCGACCTGATCCGCGAAGTGCTGCCCTGCATGGCCGAGGAGGGCACCATCCTGGCGCCGACCTGCGAGGAGATGGCCCGGGACCTCCAGCACGAACGCGAGCGCATGGGCCGCTCCATCGAACAGCTCCAGGCCGCTCACACCATGCTCGGCTCGATCATCCACGCGGGCGAGGCGATCACCGGCGGCCGACGCGCCTGA
- a CDS encoding MFS transporter, translated as MTTHEAASTAAAGTVPPPGARSDGLRYGALFGPVVFGVTAAGVALPDVASSLDASATATAWVLTAHALALGVGTALFGRLADTRGVRAALLLGSPALAVGAVVCLVAPSLGVLVAGRFVQAAGSGAMAAGAMALTASVPPDRRPRVFAGFGATMAIFSAGATLAGGVLTEWVTWRIALVLPALSLIVVPMCLSGAPARRSSGRSMDLPGAALLTLTAMSFLVLIQSSALALGTLPVIATAVVLVLSAAGLTWRTRDGDTSFVPRALVTDRVFLKAAVIGIGVYGGLFAAMYAVPQLLVRDHGLSVLSVGVLLLPGAVVGAVLSRLAGRLTAGDHGNRLLAAVSLAFAAALAGAPTGSGVLLLVLGASLGFSAFSVTQVFTTALMSGHVEPARRGGAMGLLNLTFFVGGGVGSATAGALARSMPLSTALGVVALFPLGAALVAFTLGRRTP; from the coding sequence ATGACCACGCACGAGGCCGCGTCGACCGCGGCCGCCGGCACCGTCCCCCCGCCGGGAGCCCGCTCGGACGGGCTGCGCTACGGCGCCCTGTTCGGCCCGGTCGTCTTCGGCGTCACCGCCGCCGGCGTCGCCCTGCCCGACGTGGCGTCCTCGCTCGACGCCTCGGCCACCGCGACGGCCTGGGTCCTGACGGCCCACGCGCTCGCCCTCGGCGTCGGCACCGCGCTGTTCGGCCGCCTCGCCGACACCCGCGGCGTACGCGCCGCCCTGCTGCTCGGCTCGCCGGCCCTCGCGGTCGGCGCGGTCGTCTGCCTCGTCGCGCCCAGCCTCGGCGTCCTGGTGGCCGGGCGCTTCGTGCAGGCCGCCGGTTCCGGTGCCATGGCGGCCGGTGCCATGGCGCTCACCGCCTCGGTGCCGCCGGACCGGCGGCCGCGGGTCTTCGCCGGATTCGGGGCGACGATGGCGATCTTCTCGGCCGGCGCCACCCTGGCGGGCGGCGTCCTCACCGAGTGGGTGACCTGGCGCATCGCCCTGGTCCTGCCCGCGCTCTCCCTGATCGTCGTCCCCATGTGCCTGTCCGGGGCGCCTGCGCGCAGGAGCTCCGGCCGCTCGATGGACCTGCCGGGCGCGGCTCTGCTGACGCTCACCGCCATGTCGTTCCTCGTGCTGATCCAGTCCTCCGCGCTCGCGCTGGGCACCCTGCCGGTGATCGCGACCGCCGTCGTACTGGTCCTGTCGGCCGCCGGACTCACCTGGCGCACCCGCGACGGCGACACCTCCTTCGTGCCACGCGCGCTCGTCACCGACCGCGTGTTCCTGAAGGCCGCCGTCATCGGCATCGGCGTGTACGGCGGCCTGTTCGCCGCGATGTACGCCGTACCGCAGCTCCTCGTCCGCGACCACGGCTTGAGCGTCCTGTCCGTCGGCGTCCTGCTGCTGCCCGGCGCGGTCGTCGGCGCGGTGCTCTCCAGACTGGCCGGCCGGCTCACCGCGGGCGACCACGGCAACCGGCTCCTCGCCGCGGTCTCGCTCGCCTTCGCCGCGGCCCTCGCCGGCGCGCCGACCGGCTCCGGCGTGCTGCTGCTGGTCCTCGGCGCCTCGCTCGGCTTCTCCGCGTTCTCCGTCACGCAGGTCTTCACCACCGCGCTGATGTCGGGACACGTCGAACCGGCCCGTCGCGGCGGCGCGATGGGTCTGCTCAACCTCACGTTCTTCGTCGGTGGCGGCGTCGGCAGCGCCACCGCGGGCGCGCTGGCGAGGTCGATGCCGCTCTCCACGGCGCTCGGCGTGGTGGCGCTCTTCCCGCTGGGCGCCGCCCTGGTCGCCTTCACCCTGGGCCGGCGCACGCCCTGA
- a CDS encoding FAD-binding oxidoreductase, giving the protein MAGRTGDGGQTGDGRTGDGGRTGGTGIAGRARDGLAARLEGEVFTPLDAGYERELAGFNRIGQHRPDVIVAARSAGDVSAAVSFAAGQALPIAVQATGHGIAAPARGGVLVATRRMNAVAVDPLTRTAYVEAGAQWHQVIAAGGPHGLAPLNGSSPLVGVVGYTLGGGLGPLGRQYGFAADHVTCIEIVTADGSVRQVTRDQHPDLFWALRGGKGNFGIVTGLWFGLMPVRRLYGGGIYFPGEQAAQVLHTWRQWTATVPEEMTSSVSLLRLPDVPDVPEFLRGTFAAHVRIAFTGRAEEGERLVRPLRASGTPLTDGVGEMPYTSVADIHKDPVHPLAYHERNIVLRELGADAMEALLRAAGSGSPCGDLMVEVRHLGGALARPAEVPNAVGVREGAFTLTTLSPPGSPDAVLGPMEPWSTGRRYLNFLAGADTAGSAAECFDPETLGRLARVKAEVDPGNLFRLNHTIAPRP; this is encoded by the coding sequence GTGGCAGGACGGACCGGAGACGGAGGGCAGACCGGAGACGGGCGGACCGGAGACGGAGGGCGGACCGGAGGCACGGGCATCGCCGGGAGAGCCAGGGACGGGCTCGCCGCACGGCTCGAGGGTGAGGTCTTCACTCCGCTGGACGCGGGGTACGAGAGGGAGCTCGCCGGGTTCAACCGGATCGGGCAGCACCGGCCCGACGTGATCGTCGCCGCCCGGTCGGCCGGGGACGTGTCCGCCGCGGTGTCCTTCGCCGCCGGGCAGGCGCTCCCGATCGCCGTTCAGGCGACCGGCCACGGCATCGCGGCGCCCGCGCGCGGCGGTGTCCTCGTCGCCACCCGCCGGATGAACGCGGTCGCCGTCGACCCGCTCACCCGTACGGCGTACGTGGAGGCCGGAGCCCAGTGGCACCAGGTGATCGCGGCCGGCGGGCCGCACGGCCTGGCGCCGCTCAACGGGTCGTCGCCGCTGGTCGGCGTCGTGGGCTACACGCTGGGAGGCGGGCTCGGTCCGCTGGGCCGCCAGTACGGTTTCGCCGCGGACCACGTGACCTGTATCGAGATCGTCACCGCTGACGGAAGCGTCCGGCAGGTCACCCGCGACCAGCATCCGGACCTGTTCTGGGCGCTGCGCGGCGGCAAGGGGAACTTCGGCATCGTCACCGGGCTCTGGTTCGGCCTGATGCCGGTGCGCCGGCTCTACGGCGGTGGGATCTACTTCCCCGGTGAGCAGGCGGCGCAGGTTCTCCACACCTGGCGGCAGTGGACCGCGACCGTGCCCGAGGAGATGACCTCCTCCGTGTCGCTGCTCCGGCTGCCGGACGTGCCGGACGTGCCGGAGTTCCTCCGCGGCACGTTCGCGGCGCATGTGCGGATCGCGTTCACCGGCCGGGCCGAGGAGGGGGAGCGGCTCGTCCGTCCGCTGCGCGCGAGCGGTACGCCGCTGACGGACGGGGTCGGCGAGATGCCGTACACCTCGGTGGCCGACATCCACAAGGACCCGGTGCATCCGCTCGCGTACCACGAACGCAACATCGTGCTGCGGGAGTTGGGGGCGGATGCCATGGAGGCGTTGCTGCGGGCGGCCGGGTCCGGTTCGCCCTGCGGGGATCTGATGGTCGAGGTGCGTCACCTCGGCGGCGCGCTCGCGCGGCCCGCCGAGGTGCCCAACGCGGTCGGTGTCCGCGAGGGCGCGTTCACGCTCACGACGCTCTCGCCCCCGGGCTCGCCGGACGCGGTCCTCGGGCCGATGGAGCCGTGGAGCACGGGCCGCCGTTACCTGAACTTCCTCGCGGGCGCGGACACGGCCGGCTCGGCGGCGGAGTGCTTCGACCCGGAGACCCTGGGCCGGCTGGCGCGCGTGAAGGCCGAGGTCGACCCCGGCAACCTCTTCCGGCTCAACCACACCATCGCGCCGCGCCCGTGA